The following coding sequences lie in one Meles meles chromosome X, mMelMel3.1 paternal haplotype, whole genome shotgun sequence genomic window:
- the SMS gene encoding spermine synthase, translating into MAAARHSTLDFKLGAKADGETILKGLQSIFQEQGMTESVHNWQDHGYLATYINKNGSFASLRIYPHGLVLLDLQSYDGDSQGQEVDSLLNKVEERMKELSQDSTVRVKRLPPIVRGGAIDRYWPTADGRLVEYDIDEVVYDEDSPYQNIKILHSKQFGNILILSGDVNLAESDLAYTQAIMGSGKEDYSGKDVLILGGGDGGILCEIVKLKPKMVTMVEIDQMVIDGCKKYMRKTCGDILDNLKGDCYQVLIEDCIPVLKRYAKEGREFDYVINDLTAVPISTSPEEDSTWEFLRLILDLSMKVLKQDGKYFTQGNCVNLTEALSLYEEQLGRLYCPVEFSKEIVCVPSYLELWVFYTVWKKAKP; encoded by the exons cTGATGGCGAGACCATTCTGAAAGGCCTCCAGTCCATTTTCCAGGAGCAAGGGATGACGGAGTCGGTGCACAACTGGCAAGACCATGGTTATCTAGCGACCTATATCAACAAGAACGGCAG CTTTGCCAGTTTGAGAATTTACCCGCATGGATTGGTGTTGTTGGATCTTCAGAGTTACGATGGTGATTCGCAAGGCCAAGAAGTGGACAGT CTTTTGaacaaagtagaagaaagaatgaaagaattgaGTCAGGACAGTACTGTGCGGGTGAAGCG ATTACCACCCATAGTTCGAGGAGGAGCTATCGACAGATACTGGCCCACCGCTGATGGTCGCCTGGTTGAGTATGACATAGATGAAGTGGTGTATGATGAAGATTCGCCTTATCAGAACATTAAAATTCTACACTCGAAGCAATTTGGGAATATTCTCATCCTTAGCGGGGACGTTA ATCTGGCAGAGAGTGATTTGGCGTATACCCAGGCCATCATGGGCAGTGGAAAAGAAGACTACAGTGGCAAAGACGTGCTGATTCTTGGGGGTGGAGATGGGGGCATATTATGTGAAATAGTCAAACTGAAACCAAAGATGGTCACTATGGTAGAG ATTGACCAAATGGTGATTGATGGATGTAAGAAATACATGCGAAAAACATGTGGGGACATCTTAGACAATCTTAAAGGAGACTGCTATCAG GTTCTAATAGAAGACTGTATCCCAGTACTGAAGAGGTACgccaaagaagggagagagttTGATTATGTGATTAATGATTTGACAGCTGTTCCGATCTCCACATCTCCAGAAGAAG aTTCCACATGGGAGTTTCTCAGACTGATCCTTGACCTCTCGATGAAAGTACTGAAACAGGATGGGAAATACTTCACACAG GGTAACTGTGTCAATCTGACGGAAGCCTTGTCGCTCTATGAAGAACAGCTCGGGCGCCTGTATTGTCCTGTGGAATTCTCAAAGGAGATCGTCTGTGTTCCTTCGTACTTGGAATT GTGGGTATTTTACACTGTTTGGAAGAAAGCTAAACCTTGA